ggacaaaactataattcaaaacgATATATGCACCTctgtgtttatagcagcactattcacgatagccaagacatggaaacaacctaagtgtccacagacagatgaatggataaagaagatgtggtacatatatacaatggaatattgctcagccataaaaaagaacaaaataattccatttgcagtaacatggatgcagctagagattaccatactaagtgaaataagtcagaaagagaaagacaaataactaccatatgctatcacttatacgtggaatctaaaatatgccacaaatgaacctatctacaaaagagaagcagactcacagacatagagaacagacctgtggttgccgagggggaggggatgggggagggatggagtgggagtttggggttagtaaattcaaactattacatatagaatggataaacaacaaggtcctactgtataacacagggaactatattcaatatcctgggataaaccataatggaaagaatataaaaacagaatgtatagggatttccctggtggcacagtggttaagaatccacctgccagtgcaggggacgtgggtttgagccctggtccgggaagatcccacatgccacacagcaactaagcccgtgcgccacaactactgagcctgcgctctagaccccacgagccacagctactgagcccgcatgccgcaacgactgaggcccgcgtgcctagagcccgagctccacaacaagagaagccaccacaatgagaagcccgtgcactgcaacgaagagcagccacagctcgccacaactagagaaagcccgtgtgcagcaacgaagacccaacgcggccataaattaattaattcattaatttttaaaaaagaatgtacatatgtgtataactgagtcgctttgctgtacagcaaaattaacacaacattgtaaatcaagtctacttcacttaaaaaattaaataaatattacaaaaagatatttgtacacccatatttatagcagtattatttacagtagctaaaacaaggaagcaacccaagtatccattgaccaatgaatgaataaaccaaatgtggtatatatgaacaatatatatataaacaatgggGTATTATTCAgacccaaaaagaaagaaaattctgacatatgctacatcatggatgaacctggaggacattatgccaagtgaaataagctaatcacaaaaagacaaatactgaatggtTCCACTTATACCAGGTACTGAGGATAGTCAAATCAATGctagttgcctggggctgggggtaggaGAGTTATAGATTAAcggatatagagtttcagttttgcaagatgagaagagttctggggggaggggcaatataggggtagaggattaagaggtacaaactattatgtataaaataagttccATGGGGGatttccctgctggtccagtggttaagactcctcgctcccactgcagggggcacaggttcaatccttggtcaggggaactaagaccctCCCCCCATGCCGTGGCAGGGAGGTCggggggaagaaaaaacaaaaaagctacaaGGACACATTGTACAACATGAGAAATACaaccaatattttacaataactataaatggagcataacctttaaaaattgtgactcactatatTGTACAACTGTAACATACAATATTGTACCTCAActgcacttcaattaaaaaagagttctggagatggatggcggtgatggttgcacgacaATATGAATGCACTTAGTACATTCCGAGCTGTCCACTTacaatgattaagatggtaaattttatactatatgtattttagcacaattttgaaaattgaaaaaaaaaacagtgaggtATCCCTTCAcacctataattttttaaatggaaaataagttttggcaaggttgtggagaaattggaattctcatacattactggtgggaatggaaaagtgATGCTACAAGTGATGCTGCCTGACTCCCAGGCTATAGCAAGCTCCGAATGAACAGCCTCTACTCGTTCTCATTTGGGTGGTCTTCATTGATTTCCACAAAGGCCAAGCTCCTGTTGGCGGCCTCCCCCTTGCATATCGCCCTCCCCAGGGGCCAGGTAACCACTCTTGCGTTTCCAGGCCCACTGACCCTAGCCCTAAGCTGACCTGCACCTCCTTATGGTTTCCCTAAGCCCTGGCCACACCTTTAGAAACAGTCTCTTTGTTAGACTCTCCAGTGAGACTCCTGGCAGAATAAAGGAtcgaaattcaaatttcattctctaatagaaaaataaagaaacctacATTTCTTGCCTGCCTATGTTTAGGGCTGAGAATCACTTCATTACAAGAAGCAAAAAGGGAGtgcggtgggggaggggtaacAGCCCAAATGTCCTAGCCGGAGAATGGGTGCACAAAGTGTGGTGTGCTTATGAAGTGAAACACcactcagcaataagaaggaacACACTGCTGATACACGCAGGAACACAAGTGAATCGCAAAGCCATTTGGTggagtgaaagaatccagacacaaagACAGCATACTGTATGGTGGGGGTGATGATACTTTATATCGTGGTTGTGGCGTTTGTTACACTATGGTATGTATATGTCAAAATTTATCCGTCTCTTCactaagatctgtgcatttcaccATGTGTAAATTATACTTTCAATATATCTTATTTTTAGTAAAACAGAGGGTTGGGATTTGACCCCCTCAGTGGCACGACTTCAAGAGGAGTAGCTCCTTCATCTAAGAAAACTGACTTCTGAGTTCCTGCCTCGAAGAAGATGGCACAGTCTCAGAGATGCGGGTCCTGGAGGGACGCATGCGCACTGCCCCGCCACCCAGTCAGGACCTGGAACCCTGACACACCACCACTCCCAAGGCCAAATCCCAGGAGGTGGCTGGGCAgggattggattagggccccctACTCCAAGCAAAGCTCTTTCCCCAAACCCAGGCTTCCTGGGAGAGAGCCGACCCCATGAAGGTCCCCGTGTATTGGGTCATCTCCTGAGTGACTTTCTTTGATTTACACCTGTTCGTGGGCTGATTTCAGCACTGCCCATTAAACACACTAGACGCCACATACCTGCAACGAGGTAACAGGTGCAGAGTGAAGGTTTTCTGACGTGGCAGACAACCCGCGAACAAGGCTGTACCTTCTCTCTGGGAGTTTGCATGAGCAGAGATGGCTGGGCTCCAGGCGTCTAGAGATGAGGCAGGGTTCCAAACCCGAGGATGGGAGAGAAAAGTATCAGCGACAAAGTGAACCCAGGAAAATGCTCTTTACTGTAAACTTGATTGGCTAAACAACTTCTGGGTCCAGGGATCTATCGACTCATCCAAGGCCTCTGATTGATGCCGGCTCTGCCGCTGGTCAGCCATAGCCAAGGCTGAACTGCTGCCTACAAGGAGGCGCTCACGGCCAGGGCCGGGGCCGGAACGGCGGTGGACCTTCTAAAGGGAGCGAACAGAGCgggcaaaggcccagaggcaggaagtTCAGGGCCCGGCGTTTTGGAGAATGGGGGGCACCTAACACTCTGAGCTTAAGCGTTCTTCCTCGGGGTCGGGCGTTCTGCGGAGTGCGCAGTCTCTCTGGTCGAAACGCCAggcgagggggcggggcgggtggaGGTCTGCGCGCCCGGCCGCAGTCAGCTTtggccccgcccccagcaggAGTCTAGCACCTGCGGGGGCCgccttccccgcccccacccgcaGCTGCGCGAGTTCCCAGGTCTCTGGCAACCGTGAGCAGGGGGCGCTGGGCGGGCAGGACTCGGGACAGCTGTCGGCTCCCAAGGCCACAGCCACGGGTGGGTTCGAGCCGCCGCGTGCCCTCCCTCACCGGCcacgcccctcccccactcagGCCCGGCGGCTGCCACCTCGCATCTTGGCAGACACTCGGGACAGCCCTGTACCTTCACCAGGGCCCACCCTCGGACCCTTGGCCTCTCCGCCCTGCCTCGTGTCCTCTCGGCTCTTGGTGCCACCCAGGCTCCCTCCACCAGGCCTTTGCCCtccctgttccctctccctggacACCGTCTCCACCCAGATAGCTTGGCGAACTCTTGGGTAGCAACTCAATGTCCCCTTCGGAGTGAGGCCCTCCTGCCTCggtattaataataacaatgataatgatAACTCCTTAGCTGGTagtaatgtatattttacttttttttttttttaactcttttccataaactccccacccctttcccaccTAAGCTTGTAAGTCAggaatttgtgtttctttctttcgtttGTTCTGTTCCAGCAGGGGCCTGGTAAGCGCTGGTTGATGGGATGGATGGAATTGCACAAGTGGTGGGTTTCACACAGATGGCGCCACACTCTGCATCCTGTTTCGGGCCCTGCTTTCCCACCTAATGCACTGTGGCCATCCCTCCCTGTTATTGGCAGTCTTCTAGAACGCACAAAGGGACCCCACAGGCAAGTCAAGAAGGAGAAGTACCAGGTCTGACCAGCATGGACTGTGTTAGGCCTGGTCCCAGCACACTCAGTATGGACTGTGCCCTTTCATAAAGCGGGACCCTTGCTCTAaggatccccattttacatatttagaaaTGGGATCAGAgagggtaacttgcccaaggccccaCAGCTGTTTTGTGCTGAAACCTGTGACCCACCACACAATGATCATCAAtgcaatggaaattaaaaatagccataagtgggcttccctggtggcgcagtggttgagagtccgcctgccgatgcaggggacacgggttcgtgccccagtctgggaggatcccacatgccgcggagtggctgggcccgtgagccatggccgctgggcctgcgtgtctggagcctgtgctccgcaacaggagaggccacagcagtgaaaggcccacataccgcaaaaaaaaaaaaaaaatagctgtaaGATATCGTTTTACCTATGTGTTTTGGGGTACTTGCCCTGTGCCTGGCAGCCTCACCTTCAAACTTCTCCCTCCCCAGTTTCCCAGTTGCTGGGAAAGGGCCCTGCTGCCCACCCGAAACAGGCCTCCTTGCCCCCTGCTTTCCCGCCTGGTGTAGCCTCCAGAAGCTCTTGCTGGGATGATAGCAGAGGCCCCCTGGCTGGCCCTGGGCCCAGTCCTGCACCTGAATGCCATGTACTCAATTCCAAGGGCAGGATGCCTGGGTGGAGGGGCCTGACTCTGCGAGAACGGGCAGTGGGCGGCTTGCCCTCTGAACCAGCCCACGTGACTGCCCCTGATATTGAACTGAGCCACTGAGCCTTCTTGGCCATCCTAAGACTAGGGGAGCACCCTCAGCCCACTGGTCACCTGTGCCCTCACCATGCTTTGGTCCCTGCCTCTCCACCTACTTGACCACACTGCCCATGGGGTTTTGAACAACTGCAGACCAACTAAATTACTTGTCCAAGGTCCTCCAGACCATGAGAGACTTGGCTGGGGCTCAAATGCAGCCCAGGCCTGGCTGCTGCCCACAGGGCCCCTCTAGAGGTAGGACCTGGAGGAGGAAACCTGAATGTCCCCTTCCCCTTAGCTGTGGGTGCAGGGCCGCCTTGTTTGGCCCCAACTTTGCCCTAGATCCTGGCCCCAGCTGCTGCCATCCCAGGCCCTGATGCCAGCCCTGCTCTAGCATATCCTGCCCACTGGGACACATGCCCAGGAAAGGGATTATCACTTCAAGGTCTTCAGATAACAGCCTGGTGCACAGGGATATAATGGGGAGCCCTCCAGGCAGGCGTCCTACACTTCCCTGACTGCGGCACCATGACCTTCCTCTGGCTTCTCTCCTGCTGCGCCCTCCTGGGCACGGCCTTTGGTGAGCACCAGGGCAGGCAGAGGCCGGGAAGGCTGTCTACCCTTCCACCAACTGCTGGAAGGGGTACTGGCCCCACCAACCCCAAGGCCAGCAAGGAGCAGCGGGGTCCCCGCTCCCAGTTCAGTTGTGTGTGGTGGTGTGAGCCCGAGCGagtctttctccctctctgagcctcaccagCTCCATCTCTACAATGAGGATGCTGGGAGGACTGGACCAGACCAGCCAGTGTGAGGCCCCCGGGGTGGAGGTGGACCTTCCTGGGGCCTCGCATCGTGTGCAAGTAGGGGCAGCAATTCCAGAGGGACAGAAAGCTCTGTGAATAGTTGGTGGCTCCCAAGCAGGCTCAGATGATGAGCAAGCGTGGCTTGGCCCCCATCAGCCCTTTCATGCCCTTGAACCAGCCCTTttaaacttttcctcttttgttcactgtgtgccaggaactgagcGAGTTCCTGCTTTGCCTGCTTTGTCTACTAAGGCAAAGCATCTTTCATCCTTATTATACCAACTCTGTGAGGTTAGCCAACTGTAAGATCCCCATTTTGCtggtgggaaaactgagactcagagtggTTAAGGTAGGCAGTGATAGGGCCTCCCAGCCCAGGCTTTGGCCCTGCCACCACCTCAAGCTCAGCCTGTTGGGCTTGTCTGGGCTGGAGCACATGTCAGCCTGAATTGTCCCCGGAGTATTCCTGGGGCGGTGAGTCCTGGGTGGGACCTTGGCCTCCACCCCTCACTCCATACTTCCACCCTCAGGCTGTGGGGTCCCTGCCATCGACCCTGTGCTGAGCGGCCTGTCCAGGATCGTCAACGGGGAGGAGGCTGTCCCCGGCTCCTGGCCCTGGCAGGTGTCCCTGCAGGTGAGGGAGGATTCTGCACACGAGTAGGGGGACGCACTGGGATATCAGCCCAGCTGGGGGCTGCTGCCCAGATTGGTTTTGCTGGTGCCCGGGCGGGGCTAACCCTCCGATCTTCCTCTAGGACAGCACCGGCTTCCACTTCTGCGGGGGCTCCCTCATCAGCGAGGACTGGGTGGTCACCGCCGCCCACTGCAGTGTCAGGTGAGAGCCCGGGGTCCCCAAGAAACCCCTTGGGGTGGTTTCGTCCAGCACTGAGGAGTTGCCCTTTAACGCCTTCATTTCCCAGtttcttatttggaaatgtgTAGCAAACCCAGGTCCTTCCAGTGACCTAGGGGTCCCTGGGAAAACACATGGTGGGCTGTAGGCCCAGTTGAGATTCTGAGCTTCCATCTCTGATCGACACCACAGCCGTGTGTGCAGACGCACAAAGACACGCGTGCGCATTACGCCTGCACACGCGTGTACTCACACACATAAGCACCCTGTATCCCAAATGCCCCCCTCACGGCAGGAACCACTCCTTTCTCTGGCCCTCTCCAGAAGATCCCATCTGGTCGTGGCCGGGGAGTTTGACCAGGGCTCAGATGCCGAGGACATCCAGGTGTTGAAGATTGCCAAGGTATGGCAGCCCCCAGGGTCCAGGTGTGACCCCAGGCAGGGTGGACCCTCGGGAGTGTGCAGCCCAGGCTAACCCCCAGGGCCCCAGCTCCTCCCAGTCACCCCAATACCCCATCATATCATAATGGGGCAAAGCAGAAAGCAGGGTATGCAAGGCTCCATGAGGGGAAGGTCTGCACCTTGGGCCTCGGGCTCCTGGGGCCATGGAAGGAGCTGCCGAGTTGAATAGGCCATTGTCCACGGAGGAGCACTGAGGCCGTGAGGGGTAGCCTGGTGCCAGGTTCTGCCCCGGTCGGCTTCTTCCCAGACCCCAAAGGCAGCTGTCTGGCCCTGCCCCACAGGTTTTCAAGAACCCCAGGTACAACCCGTTCACCAACAGCAACGACATCACCCTGCTGAAGTTGGCCACGCCCGCGCGCTTCTCCAAGACCGTGTCCGCCGTGTGCCTGCCCAGCGCCAACGATGACTTCCCCGCTGGGACGCTGTGCGCCACGACTGGCTGGGGCCTGACCAAACACACCAGTGAGTGATGAGAGACCACTGGCTGGCCAGGTGGGAGGTAGGGGCAGCAGTCACTAACCACCCACCCTGCCCTTCCAGATGCCAACACCCCCGACAGGCTGCAGCAGGCGACTCTGCCCCTCCTGTCCAACACCGACTGCAAGAAATACTGGGGCAGCAAGATCACCAAGAGCATGGTCTGCGCCGGCGCCAGCGGCGTGTCCTCCTGCATGGTATGGCCTCCTAggctcccttccctcccagcctGGGGTGGGTTCAGGCCAAAGCCCAGGCCAAGGGCTTgggcaaagagagaagaaatggaagtaGCAGGCAGACCTCTTTCTAGGGCCTGCCACTCTCTCCCTGGGCATTCCTGCCTGAGTAGTTGGGAAGATAGGGCTCCTGGAAGGTCATCAGTGACCTCAGCAGAGAGGTACCAGAGCAAGGGGCTCTGGTCTCAGAGCTGCCATATTGCAAGATTCCACTAATATCAAAGTCTGAGTAATGGCACCTCCTGGAattgtgcagtgcacagcctggGCAGCAGAGCATGGTGGCCCAAAAGGGCTCCAGAGGGGTCTGGCAGCCCTTCCTCCCTCACAGTAGCCCCACGGCCAGCACCACCCATGCTTTCCTCCTATCAATGAAACCTGCTCTATTTAGCCTCCGTTATAGGACCCCACCCCAGGGGGTAGCCCAGACTTCCAGGGACACAGACCACAGGAGCTGCTGAAGTTTCTTTCATAATCCTTCTCATATGCATGTTCTGAGCTTCTACTGGCTATCAGGCCTGGGAATGGGCTCTGGGAACAATGTTCAGTGGCCTCTGGGCCAGGCCACCTGGCCTGCCAGAGCcaagccccctcctccctgtccTGCAGGGCGACTCTGGTGGCCCCCTGGTCTGCCAGCAGGATGGAGCCTGGACCCTGGTGGGCATCGTGTCCTGGGGCAGTGGCACCTGCTCCACCTCCAGCCCCGGCGTGTACGCCCGCGTCACTGCACTCATCCCCTGGGTGCAGCAGATCCTGGCCGCCAACTGATGACCAGGCTTCACCCTGGCCTCCCTGCTGACCTTGTTTCCACAAAGCCCCAATAAACCAGTGGCAGACATGCTGATGGTGTCTGTGACCTGTTTTGGGGGCTTCTGAGAGTCCACTCTGCTCCTGAATTTGGACCTTCACTGAACCAGGTGTCCGGGGGTGTCCAGGAGGGCCCCTCCTTAGTCCACCTCCCAAGAGTGGCCAGGAGGGGCACAGGCAGATAAAGGGGGACCGTGACCCCCACCTCTCACCTCATGCTTCCACCTCCAACTTCGGGGTCCTCACCATCTGCCCCCAGCTCTGTGTGCCCAGGGCCTGCCCACACACCTGTGATTCCAGGAAACCTTCCCAGGAGTGGCCCCCAAGGGCTCAGGCCCGCGCTGGAGCCAGGTGCCTCTCAGCCCAAGGTCTCATGATAAGGAGGGGATGGCGAGGCAGGCTATGATTGGTGGCTTGAGGGAATATATTGGGCGGTCCCTCGGGCAGACCCCATCTCACCTGCTGAGTCACGTACCATGGCCCTTCTCTGGGTTGTCCTTGGCTTCTTCCTCTTTGGCAGCAGCTTCGGTAAGTGCGAGGCTCAGGCAGGCCCGGCAGCCCCAGGCCGAGCCTCGCCCGCCCCGACCCCCCACCCAGAGGCAGGGAACAGGAGGGCCCTAGTTCTCGTACCTCTAACACCCCTGCCACCTGCCCCTCCAGCTGCCCCCTGAGCCTCCTTGGGCTGCTCTGCCCAGCCCCCCACTCCTCCACTGGGCGCTCCTGGAGCCCCCTCCACTGCCTGGAGGTCCCGTGGGCCCTGCCTAATTTGGTCTGCTCCATTCACTCAGAAGCTGGGGTGGTCTGGGCTCCTCCACCCTCCAAATGTGCCACCAAGCTGTGTGAATGCTGCCTCGAGAACGTCccccaggtccatccatcttgccCTGCACCTCCACCCTCTGGATCTGGACAGCCTCCTGCGTGTGTGCCACCCCAACTGGGCTAACAACCTCACCCAAACCTGCTCCCCCTGCAGACTCAGAGGCCATGAGAGCCCCCAGGACAGAATCCTGGGCTCACAGTGGCATGGACACTCCCctcagggcacagagcaggctggggagcctgggcCCCGACTCCAGATACCCTCAGCCTCGGGGACCGTCCACAAGGGCGCCTTCTAAGGGCAGCTGTCAGCTGGACTGGTGGAGGGCTGAATTCCTTGCAGCGGACAAAACTCTGAGTGCCAGGGTGCCACAGAGGCCTGGAAGTGCTGAGTCTTCGCCTGACCCCCTTGGGGCACCACCCACTGACCAGCCACTGTCCTTGTCCCTCAGGCTGCGGAGTCCCCACCATCGACCCTGTGCTGAGCGGCCTGTCCAGGATCGTCAACGGGGAGGACGCTGTCCCCGGTTCCTGGCCCTGGCAGGTGTCCCTGCAGGTGAGGGGGAGTCTGGGGAGGGGCAGGTTAGACAGGGAGGGCTCAGGCAGGAGAGGCAAGGCTGACTCTCCCTCCCCCCGTCTCCGCAGACTAGCTCCGGCTTCCACTTCTGTGGGGGCTCCCTCATCAGTGCGGACTGGGTGGTCACCGCCGCCCACTGCGGGGTCAggtgaggcctgggctggggcaggaggggccccCACCTCACCTGCCTGAAGAGACCACCTTCACTCGCCCCTAACCCCAACCAGGCGCTGCCAGCAAGTGGGAAAGAGTCTGGCAGAAGCTGCTCTGTCCCCAGGCTGCAGGCAGAGCCAGTCAGCAGAAAACCCCAGCCCTAGCgccccacctccccagacccCAGCTTGGTCCGGGGCAGCTGGCCTGCGCCTCTGCCTTcactgtacagatggggaaactgaggctccaaggtCACCACGCGATTCAGTGGCCCAGCCGGGGCTCACCCTGCCTGGCACGCTC
Above is a window of Phocoena sinus isolate mPhoSin1 chromosome 19, mPhoSin1.pri, whole genome shotgun sequence DNA encoding:
- the LOC116744283 gene encoding chymotrypsinogen 2, yielding MTFLWLLSCCALLGTAFGCGVPAIDPVLSGLSRIVNGEEAVPGSWPWQVSLQDSTGFHFCGGSLISEDWVVTAAHCSVRRSHLVVAGEFDQGSDAEDIQVLKIAKVFKNPRYNPFTNSNDITLLKLATPARFSKTVSAVCLPSANDDFPAGTLCATTGWGLTKHTNANTPDRLQQATLPLLSNTDCKKYWGSKITKSMVCAGASGVSSCMGDSGGPLVCQQDGAWTLVGIVSWGSGTCSTSSPGVYARVTALIPWVQQILAAN